One part of the Anguilla anguilla isolate fAngAng1 chromosome 11, fAngAng1.pri, whole genome shotgun sequence genome encodes these proteins:
- the si:ch211-112c15.8 gene encoding tumor necrosis factor receptor superfamily member 1A isoform X3, producing the protein MFAGKRLIEARAHRCLIPDTKLMPLVVVSHGSVPPDTTHSLLEVLRRYPRLAWRDKERGSNPEQAACKAEDLEADPKKCCLMCPPGYSAESKCSVGSGEGRHCAPCGNGTYTEKANLQKECKRCRVCDKAVSVIQVQPCRSNQDTQCSCDKGYYEFDPSKDNFVCYKCSECVNRSVSAACSQKSDTKCGSCDLGFYQDQQKTCRPCAHYSGTVRKKRACQHHSTTPQTPPSTKSPPEGIKKTSAVDPLLLGFSIFLVGIVILGSFLCGFLHVCTCCEWVILRWNQTQAPKQAYQINSVRDVPQGKGKATLSDQYCENHKDPCTAVSKTSLQIAKMYQCQDTTTEMLVNTGVLSSAMPLLKDTDPKMLREDLHAADSWPPAVLYAIIREVPARRWKEFLRLLSVPDGHIERVEMEVGPCYLEQQYQMLRLWSQRGGVTLEAVYSALHSMNLSGCAQELQEKLQQLQQQAA; encoded by the exons CTTATGCCTCTGGTAGTGGTCTCTCATGGAAGTGTTCCCCCTGACACCACACACTCCTTGTTAGAGGTCCTGAGAAGATACCCCAGGTTGGCTTGGCGGGATAAGGAGAGAGGATCGAACCCGGAACAAGCTGCCTGCAAGGCAGAGGATCTGGAAGCAGACCCAAAGAAATGCTGTCTGATGTGTCCTCCAG GGTATTCTGCGGAATCTAAGTGCAGTGTTGGATCCGGTGAAGGACGTCACTGTGCCCCCTGTGGCAATGGAACCTACACTGAGAAAGCAAACCTACAGAAGGAATGCAAACGGTGTAGGGTTTGTGATAAAGCAG TTTCTGTGATACAGGTGCAGCCTTGTAGATCTAACCAGGACACTCAGTGCAGCTGTGACAAAGGATACTATGAGTTTGACCCGAGCAAGGATAACTTTGTATGTTACAAGTGCAGTGAATGCGTCAATCGCAGTGTGAGCGCTGCCT GTTCCCAGAAGAGTGACACCAAGTGCGGGTCCTGTGATTTAGGCTTTTATCAAGATCAACAAAAGACGTGTCGGCCCTGTGCACA CTATTCTGGGACTGTCCGTAAGAAACGAGCTTGTCAGCATCACTCTACAACCCCTCAAACCCCTCCAAGCACTAAATCTCCTCCAGAAG GCATCAAGAAAACTTCTGCCGTAGACCCCCTTCTACTGGGGTTCTCCATCTTCCTGGTTGGGATAGTGATTTTGGGAAGCTTCCTGTGTGGCTTTCTCCACGTATGCACATGCTGTGAGTGGGTGATCCTACGCTGGAACCAGACGCAAGCCCCCAAGCAGGCCTATCAAATTAATTCGGTCAGAGACGTACCACAAGGCAAGGGAAAAGCTACCTTGTCCG ATCAATATTGTGAGAACCACAAAGACCCCTGTACAGCG GTGTCAAAGACTTCTCTGCAGATCGCAAAGATGTACCAATGCCAAGATACCACCACTGAAATGCTCGTGAACACAGGTGTACTCAGCTCAGCCATGCCCCTGCTAAAGGACACAGACCCTAAAA TGCTCAGAGAGGACCTGCACGCGGCCGATAGCTGGCCGCCAGCGGTGCTCTACGCCATCATCCGGGAGGTGCCAGCGCGGCGATGGAAAGAGTTCCTGCGGCTGCTGTCGGTGCCGGACGGGCATATAGAGCgggtggagatggaggtggGGCCCTGCTACCTGGAGCAGCAGTACCAGATGCTGCGGCTGTGGAGCCAGAGGGGGGGCGTGACGCTGGAGGCCGTCTACTCCGCCCTGCACAGCATGAACCTGTCCGGCTGCgcgcaggagctgcaggagaagctgcagcagctgcagcagcaggcggCCTGA
- the LOC118207706 gene encoding tumor necrosis factor receptor superfamily member 1B-like has product MFWVKYFLIAGVMRLAENKVLLPPYPPVSNDKCPDPAMYFDKRVKLCCSLCKPGFHVKNACSVTSDTVCQKCKEGTFFAVPNRYQNCFRCSRCQEDMGLIYTGNCSTSADATCACRTGTYCIMREHNRPCKECRELTRCPPGEGVSEQGTDDSDVSCSPCPEGTFSDKESYTETCQQHTDCESQGGRTVRPGNATSDRVCVLATGTPITTTTITTTTSGAPSTASTHATSNTFTTADRRTGVSISKSKTPPLDSVAIIVGVVLPVAFLLGLIVFLAVCFKRNRGDTNNNIKKETNKPSHCTSVHSPQDCFPFNPPEKLCLLGGKDSSNPSLSSSSSGRTDQRSLLDPEPSAQSCGPVIHSSQGGSVCHDSLQASNSAVTLKISATFSCHLSPGTHLCPVPTSPVIDSTPSSSSLPLSKEEERQNPTKEAQAAVQESGKVVC; this is encoded by the exons ATGTTTTGGGTGAAGTACTTTCTGATTGCTGGCGTGATGCGTCTTGCAGAGAACAAG GTGCTTTTGCCACCCTATCCTCCGGTCTCTAATGACAAGTGCCCGGACCCAGCCATGTATTTCGACAAAAGAGTGAAACTCTGCTGCAGTTTGTGTAAACCAG GATTTCATGTGAAGAATGCCTGCTCAGTTACTTCGGACACGGTCTGCCAGAAGTGCAAGGAGGGAACCTTCTTTGCGGTTCCAAATCGTTACCAAAACTGCTTCAGGTGTTCCCGGTGTCAAGAAG ACATGGGTCTGATATACACCGGAAACTGCAGCACCTCAGCTGACGCCACGTGTGCATGCAGGACGGGCACCTACTGCATCATGCGGGAACACAACCGCCCCTGCAAGGAATGCAGGGAGCTCACCCGCTGCCCTCCGGGAGAGGGAGTCTCCGAGCAGG GTACAGATGATTCTGATGTTAGTTGTTCACCCTGCCCTGAAGGAACCTTCTCAGACAAAGAGTCCTACACTGAGACTTGCCAACAacacacaga TTGTGAATCCCAAGGAGGGAGGACTGTTCGCCCTGGCAATGCCACATCCGATAGAGTATGTGTCCTGGCCACTGGCACCCCAATCACAACGACAACCATAACAACCACAACCTCCGGAGCCCCTAGCACAGCCAGCACCCATGCCACATCCAACACCTTTACTACTGCTGACAGACGCACAGGTGTTTCCATCTCCAAGTCCAAAACCCCACCGCTGGACAGTGTTGCTATCATAGTTG GAGTAGTTCTGCCTGTAGCTTTCCTGTTGGGTTTGATTGTCTTCCTGGCTGTCTGTTTCAAACGAAATAGAG gtGACACAAATAACAATATTAAGAAGGAGACCAACAAG CCATCGCACTGCACCTCGGTGCACAGCCCGCAGGATTGCTTCCCCTTTAATCCTCCTGAGAAGCTGTGCCTGCTGGGAGGAAAGGACTCCAGCAACCCTTCCCTCTCGTCCTCATCCTCCGGCAGAACAGATCAAAGATCCCTGTTGGATCCTGAGCCTTCAGCCCAGAGCTGTGGGCCAGTTATTCACAGCAGTcagggggggagtgtgtgtcaTG ACAGCCTACAGGCCAGCAACTCTGCCGTCACGCTCAAAATCAGCGCTACCTTCAGCTGCCATCTCTCACCCGGCACCCACCTGTGCCCTGTCCCCACCAGTCCCGTCATAGACTCTACCCCCTCCAGCAGCAGCCTCCCCCTCTCCAAGGAGGAGGAGCGACAGAACCCCACCAAGGAGGCGCAGGCAGCTGTGCAAGAAAGCGGGAAGGTGGTGTGCTGA
- the si:ch211-112c15.8 gene encoding tumor necrosis factor receptor superfamily member 1A isoform X1, giving the protein MFAGKRLIEARAHRCLIPDTKLMPLVVVSHGSVPPDTTHSLLEVLRRYPRLAWRDKERGSNPEQAACKAEDLEADPKKCCLMCPPGYSAESKCSVGSGEGRHCAPCGNGTYTEKANLQKECKRCRVCDKAVSVIQVQPCRSNQDTQCSCDKGYYEFDPSKDNFVCYKCSECVNRSVSAACSQKSDTKCGSCDLGFYQDQQKTCRPCAHYSGTVRKKRACQHHSTTPQTPPSTKSPPEEFTLTLLPTVASSMKASEPVPHYTTPQTSPDTKSPTQGIKKTSAVDPLLLGFSIFLVGIVILGSFLCGFLHVCTCCEWVILRWNQTQAPKQAYQINSVRDVPQGKGKATLSDQYCENHKDPCTAVSKTSLQIAKMYQCQDTTTEMLVNTGVLSSAMPLLKDTDPKMLREDLHAADSWPPAVLYAIIREVPARRWKEFLRLLSVPDGHIERVEMEVGPCYLEQQYQMLRLWSQRGGVTLEAVYSALHSMNLSGCAQELQEKLQQLQQQAA; this is encoded by the exons CTTATGCCTCTGGTAGTGGTCTCTCATGGAAGTGTTCCCCCTGACACCACACACTCCTTGTTAGAGGTCCTGAGAAGATACCCCAGGTTGGCTTGGCGGGATAAGGAGAGAGGATCGAACCCGGAACAAGCTGCCTGCAAGGCAGAGGATCTGGAAGCAGACCCAAAGAAATGCTGTCTGATGTGTCCTCCAG GGTATTCTGCGGAATCTAAGTGCAGTGTTGGATCCGGTGAAGGACGTCACTGTGCCCCCTGTGGCAATGGAACCTACACTGAGAAAGCAAACCTACAGAAGGAATGCAAACGGTGTAGGGTTTGTGATAAAGCAG TTTCTGTGATACAGGTGCAGCCTTGTAGATCTAACCAGGACACTCAGTGCAGCTGTGACAAAGGATACTATGAGTTTGACCCGAGCAAGGATAACTTTGTATGTTACAAGTGCAGTGAATGCGTCAATCGCAGTGTGAGCGCTGCCT GTTCCCAGAAGAGTGACACCAAGTGCGGGTCCTGTGATTTAGGCTTTTATCAAGATCAACAAAAGACGTGTCGGCCCTGTGCACA CTATTCTGGGACTGTCCGTAAGAAACGAGCTTGTCAGCATCACTCTACAACCCCTCAAACCCCTCCAAGCACTAAATCTCCTCCAGAAG AATTCACCCtgacactgctgccaacagttgcatcatcaatgaaggcaagtgagccagtacctcaCTATACAACCCCTCAAACATCTCCGGACACTAAATCTCCTACCCAAG GCATCAAGAAAACTTCTGCCGTAGACCCCCTTCTACTGGGGTTCTCCATCTTCCTGGTTGGGATAGTGATTTTGGGAAGCTTCCTGTGTGGCTTTCTCCACGTATGCACATGCTGTGAGTGGGTGATCCTACGCTGGAACCAGACGCAAGCCCCCAAGCAGGCCTATCAAATTAATTCGGTCAGAGACGTACCACAAGGCAAGGGAAAAGCTACCTTGTCCG ATCAATATTGTGAGAACCACAAAGACCCCTGTACAGCG GTGTCAAAGACTTCTCTGCAGATCGCAAAGATGTACCAATGCCAAGATACCACCACTGAAATGCTCGTGAACACAGGTGTACTCAGCTCAGCCATGCCCCTGCTAAAGGACACAGACCCTAAAA TGCTCAGAGAGGACCTGCACGCGGCCGATAGCTGGCCGCCAGCGGTGCTCTACGCCATCATCCGGGAGGTGCCAGCGCGGCGATGGAAAGAGTTCCTGCGGCTGCTGTCGGTGCCGGACGGGCATATAGAGCgggtggagatggaggtggGGCCCTGCTACCTGGAGCAGCAGTACCAGATGCTGCGGCTGTGGAGCCAGAGGGGGGGCGTGACGCTGGAGGCCGTCTACTCCGCCCTGCACAGCATGAACCTGTCCGGCTGCgcgcaggagctgcaggagaagctgcagcagctgcagcagcaggcggCCTGA
- the si:ch211-112c15.8 gene encoding tumor necrosis factor receptor superfamily member 1A isoform X2: MKISRWIFLWLMPLVVVSHGSVPPDTTHSLLEVLRRYPRLAWRDKERGSNPEQAACKAEDLEADPKKCCLMCPPGYSAESKCSVGSGEGRHCAPCGNGTYTEKANLQKECKRCRVCDKAVSVIQVQPCRSNQDTQCSCDKGYYEFDPSKDNFVCYKCSECVNRSVSAACSQKSDTKCGSCDLGFYQDQQKTCRPCAHYSGTVRKKRACQHHSTTPQTPPSTKSPPEEFTLTLLPTVASSMKASEPVPHYTTPQTSPDTKSPTQGIKKTSAVDPLLLGFSIFLVGIVILGSFLCGFLHVCTCCEWVILRWNQTQAPKQAYQINSVRDVPQGKGKATLSDQYCENHKDPCTAVSKTSLQIAKMYQCQDTTTEMLVNTGVLSSAMPLLKDTDPKMLREDLHAADSWPPAVLYAIIREVPARRWKEFLRLLSVPDGHIERVEMEVGPCYLEQQYQMLRLWSQRGGVTLEAVYSALHSMNLSGCAQELQEKLQQLQQQAA, translated from the exons CTTATGCCTCTGGTAGTGGTCTCTCATGGAAGTGTTCCCCCTGACACCACACACTCCTTGTTAGAGGTCCTGAGAAGATACCCCAGGTTGGCTTGGCGGGATAAGGAGAGAGGATCGAACCCGGAACAAGCTGCCTGCAAGGCAGAGGATCTGGAAGCAGACCCAAAGAAATGCTGTCTGATGTGTCCTCCAG GGTATTCTGCGGAATCTAAGTGCAGTGTTGGATCCGGTGAAGGACGTCACTGTGCCCCCTGTGGCAATGGAACCTACACTGAGAAAGCAAACCTACAGAAGGAATGCAAACGGTGTAGGGTTTGTGATAAAGCAG TTTCTGTGATACAGGTGCAGCCTTGTAGATCTAACCAGGACACTCAGTGCAGCTGTGACAAAGGATACTATGAGTTTGACCCGAGCAAGGATAACTTTGTATGTTACAAGTGCAGTGAATGCGTCAATCGCAGTGTGAGCGCTGCCT GTTCCCAGAAGAGTGACACCAAGTGCGGGTCCTGTGATTTAGGCTTTTATCAAGATCAACAAAAGACGTGTCGGCCCTGTGCACA CTATTCTGGGACTGTCCGTAAGAAACGAGCTTGTCAGCATCACTCTACAACCCCTCAAACCCCTCCAAGCACTAAATCTCCTCCAGAAG AATTCACCCtgacactgctgccaacagttgcatcatcaatgaaggcaagtgagccagtacctcaCTATACAACCCCTCAAACATCTCCGGACACTAAATCTCCTACCCAAG GCATCAAGAAAACTTCTGCCGTAGACCCCCTTCTACTGGGGTTCTCCATCTTCCTGGTTGGGATAGTGATTTTGGGAAGCTTCCTGTGTGGCTTTCTCCACGTATGCACATGCTGTGAGTGGGTGATCCTACGCTGGAACCAGACGCAAGCCCCCAAGCAGGCCTATCAAATTAATTCGGTCAGAGACGTACCACAAGGCAAGGGAAAAGCTACCTTGTCCG ATCAATATTGTGAGAACCACAAAGACCCCTGTACAGCG GTGTCAAAGACTTCTCTGCAGATCGCAAAGATGTACCAATGCCAAGATACCACCACTGAAATGCTCGTGAACACAGGTGTACTCAGCTCAGCCATGCCCCTGCTAAAGGACACAGACCCTAAAA TGCTCAGAGAGGACCTGCACGCGGCCGATAGCTGGCCGCCAGCGGTGCTCTACGCCATCATCCGGGAGGTGCCAGCGCGGCGATGGAAAGAGTTCCTGCGGCTGCTGTCGGTGCCGGACGGGCATATAGAGCgggtggagatggaggtggGGCCCTGCTACCTGGAGCAGCAGTACCAGATGCTGCGGCTGTGGAGCCAGAGGGGGGGCGTGACGCTGGAGGCCGTCTACTCCGCCCTGCACAGCATGAACCTGTCCGGCTGCgcgcaggagctgcaggagaagctgcagcagctgcagcagcaggcggCCTGA